The following proteins are co-located in the Leishmania panamensis strain MHOM/PA/94/PSC-1 chromosome 26 sequence genome:
- a CDS encoding methylmalonyl-coa epimerase-like protein (TriTrypDB/GeneDB-style sysID: LpmP.26.0040): protein MFRRSIASLAMPANLGRLNHVAIAVPLSRSIVEAGEVYKRLFNVKVSDPVRQEEHGVITVFVEMPNSKIELLHPLGNNSPIAAFLERNKDGGLHHICLEVADISAAMLTCKEANIRCLGAKPKIGAHGNPVIFLHPKDCGGVLIELEEVKP, encoded by the coding sequence ATGTTCCGTCGCTCCATAGCTTCTCTTGCCATGCCTGCGAATCTGGGGCGCCTTAACCACGTGGCCATCGCTGTTCCTCTGAGTCGAAGCATTGTAGAAGCTGGCGAGGTGTACAAGCGGCTCTTTAACGTAAAGGTCAGCGATCCGGTGAGACAGGAGGAGCATGGCGTTATTACAGTCTTTGTGGAGATGCCCAACTCAAAGATTGAACTGCTTCACCCTCTTGGTAACAACAGTCCGATTGCGGCTTTCTTGGAGCGCAACAAGGACGGAGGTTTGCATCACATCTGCCTCGAAGTAGCGGATATATCCGCTGCGATGTTGACCTGCAAGGAGGCGAACATTCGCTGCCTCGGCGCGAAGCCGAAGATCGGTGCGCACGGCAACCCTGTGATCTTTCTGCACCCAAAGGACTGTGGCGGAGTCCTCATAGAGCTCGAGGAGGTGAAGCCATAA
- the GCVP gene encoding glycine dehydrogenase/decarboxylase, putative (TriTrypDB/GeneDB-style sysID: LpmP.26.0050), with the protein MLRRFLCSNGVLTPVVMTRCTSTDAYLNRHIGPTRKEAAAMLRTIAKESLTELMTTILPSDILRPPLMEFKSLSETEMLSYLKSLGAQNKVLKSMIGQGYYECIVPAVIVRNVLENPMWYTPYTPYQSEISQGRLEALLNFQTMVTDLTKMAISNASLLDQATAAGECMYLALNYHRQKRRKFFVSQDVFLSSLEMIRTRAHPLGVEVVVGDVQVLNLADAELSGIFVQSPDARGALHDFTAVFARAKENNVLCCASVDVMASCLIMPAGEMGADVVVGSAQRFGTPLGYGGPHAAFMAIRDDLKRFCPGHIMGISKDNAGDPAIRMALQTREQHIKRERATSNICTAQALLANVNAFYAIYHGPEGLRQLAKEIHQKTKLFAVGMESLGFAPMNDTYFDTLTFSMEGSHMTAGDYVQRCAEKGINIFVEQSGKYVSISLDEATTEDHIIALLQAAGMSAPNMEALLRVAETISVIPESLQRRSKFMQGAVFNSYKSETELMRYIQHLQRKDYGLAHGMIPLGSCTMKLNSAAAMQALSWPEYNALHPYAPECQVRGYHALLMDLKQRLCDITGMEACSLQPNSGAQGEYAGLRIIRAYHESRGEGHRDVCFIPVSAHGTNPASAVLAGLKVVTVKCLDDGRVDIVDLEAKCKKHAKRLACLMITYPSTYGLYDKDIRKITFMVHEHGGQCYIDGANLNALVGYSGPGFIGGDVCHINMHKTFSIPHGGGGPGLGPITVRQHLAPFLPNSTYGPSVGGSRPFGQVSQASYGSASIATISYAFITMLGSHGLKTCTEYAVLNANYLKKQLEKHYTICFLGPEDFCAHEFILDLRPFKKSAHIEAEDVAKRLMDYGFHAPTLAFPIAGTLMIEPTESESKQELDRLADALISIRHEIAAVECGDQPMDNNMLTNAPHTAKCVTADEWNRPYSRQLAAYPTRHQHREKFWPSVGRIDNAYGDLNLMCSCVPLEFYN; encoded by the coding sequence ATGCTTCGCCGTTTTCTCTGCTCGAACGGTGTGCTCACGCCGGTGGTCATGACACGCTGCACGTCTACGGATGCGTACTTGAATCGTCACATCGGCCCCACACGTAAGGAGGCGGCCGCAATGCTGAGGACTATAGCCAAGGAAAGTCTCACGGAGCTAATGACCACAATACTGCCGAGCGATATTCTTCGCCCGCCGCTGATGGAATTCAAGTCTTTGAGCGAGACGGAGATGCTGTCCTACCTGAAGAGTCTAGGTGCACAGAACAAAGTGCTGAAGAGCATGATTGGACAGGGGTACTATGAGTGCATCGTCCCAGCTGTGATTGTGCGCAACGTGCTGGAGAACCCTATGTGGTACACCCCGTATACCCCGTACCAGTCCGAAATCTCTCAGGGCCGTCTCGAGGCACTCCTCAACTTCCAGACAATGGTGACAGACCTGACAAAGATGGCCATCTCCAACGCGTCTCTGCTCGACCAGGCCACGGCTGCGGGGGAGTGCATGTACCTGGCTCTGAATTATCATCGCCAGAAGCGAAGGAAGTTTTTCGTGTCGCAAGACGTATTCTTATCATCGCTTGAGATGATCCGCACTCGCGCTCACCCCCTGGGCGTAGAGGTAGTCGTCGGCGATGTGCAGGTACTCAACCTGGCGGATGCCGAGTTGAGTGGTATTTTTGTTCAATCCCCGGACGCAAGGGGCGCGCTGCACGATTTTACCGCCGTCTTTGCGAGAGCCAAGGAGAACAATGttctctgctgcgccagcgtggATGTAATGGCGAGCTGCCTGATCATGCCGGCCGGCGAGATGGGGGCGGACGTTGTTGTCGGCAGTGCACAGCGCTTTGGAACTCCGCTGGGCTACGGCGGCCCACACGCCGCTTTTATGGCCATTCGAGATGACCTCAAGCGTTTCTGCCCGGGTCACATAATGGGCATCAGCAAAGACAATGCTGGTGACCCGGCAATCCGCATGGCATTGCAGACGCGCGAGCAGCACATCAAGCGCGAGCGTGCTACCTCGAACATCTGTACGGCACAGGCGCTGCTCGCCAACGTGAATGCCTTCTACGCAATCTACCACGGCCCGGAAGGATTGAGGCAGCTGGCAAAAGAGATTCACCAAAAGACGAAGCTCTTTGCCGTCGGCATGGAGTCGCTCGGCTTTGCCCCGATGAACGACACCTACTTTGACACACTCACCTTCTCGATGGAGGGAAGCCACATGACGGCGGGTGACTATGTCCAGCGGTGTGCCGAGAAGGGGATCAACATTTTCGTGGAGCAGTCCGGGAAGTATGTGTCCATCTCCTTGGACGAAGCCACCACGGAGGACCATATtattgcgctgctgcaggctgcGGGTATGTCCGCGCCAAACATGGAGGCGCTTCTGCGCGTTGCCGAAACGATCTCTGTGATCCCTGAATCACTTCAGCGCCGATCCAAGTTCATGCAAGGCGCTGTCTTCAACAGCTACAAGAGCGAGACGGAGCTCATGCGTTACAttcagcacctgcagcgtaAAGACTACGGTCTGGCTCACGGAATGATCCCACTTGGGTCGTGCACCATGAAGCTGAACTCGGCGGCTGCGATGCAGGCGCTGAGCTGGCCAGAGTACAACGCGCTGCACCCCTACGCTCCAGAGTGCCAGGTACGCGGGTACCACGCACTGCTGATGGACCTGAAGCAGAGGCTGTGCGACATCACAGGCATGGAGGCCTGCTCACTTCAACCAAACAGCGGTGCCCAGGGCGAGTACGCCGGCCTGCGTATCATTCGCGCCTACCACGAGTCGCGAGGTGAGGGGCACCGCGATGTCTGTTTCATTCCTGTTAGTGCACACGGCACCAACCCGGCctcggcggtgctggcagggCTGAAAGTTGTCACAGTGAAGTGCCTGGACGACGGCCGTGTGGATATCGTGGACTTGGAGGCCAAGTGTAAGAAGCACGCGAAGCGCCTTGCCTGTCTCATGATTACCTACCCCAGCACTTACGGTCTGTACGACAAGGATATTCGAAAGATCACGTTTATGGTGCACGAGCACGGTGGTCAGTGCTACATCGACGGTGCTAACCTCAACGCGCTAGTCGGCTACTCTGGGCCCGGCTTCATCGGCGGGGATGTATGCCACATTAACATGCACAAGACGTTCTCTATCccgcacggcggtggtggtccGGGCTTAGGGCCGATCACGGTacggcagcacctcgcacCGTTCCTTCCGAATAGCACCTATGGCCCCTCTGTCGGCGGATCACGGCCGTTTGGGCAGGTGTCGCAGGCTTCTTACGGGTCAGCTTCCATTGCCACAATCTCGTACGCTTTCATTACGATGTTGGGGTCTCACGGCCTCAAGACCTGCACCGAGTACGCCGTGCTTAATGCCAACTACCTGAAGAAGCAACTGGAGAAGCACTACACCATCTGCTTCCTTGGACCCGAGGACTTCTGCGCCCACGAGTTCATTCTTGATCTTCGCCCGTTTAAGAAAAGCGCCCACATCGAAGCGGAGGATGTGGCGAAGCGACTTATGGACTACGGTTTCCATGCGCCAACGCTGGCGTTCCCCATTGCGGGAACGCTCATGATTGAGCCAACAGAGAGTGAGTCGAAGCAGGAGCTGGATCGCCTCGCTGACGCTCTCATCTCCATCCGCCATGAGATCGCCGCAGTGGAGTGTGGCGATCAGCCAATGGACAACAACATGCTAACAAATGCGCCGCACACGGCCAAGTGTGTGACGGCAGATGAGTGGAACCGCCCGTATTCGCGGCAGCTTGCTGCCTATCCCACCCGGCACCAGCACCGTGAGAAGTTCTGGCCAAGCGTTGGTCGCATCGACAATGCCTATGGAGATCTCAACCTGATGTGCTCATGCGTCCCGCTGGAGTTTTACAACTAG
- a CDS encoding protein kinase, putative (TriTrypDB/GeneDB-style sysID: LpmP.26.0060) produces MEKYTLGPVIGEGQFGSVRMATVKATGQTVAVKLLHVPRLTEGIPHPVARELLIASRLDSPFLVKTIEITPYGSHMAVVMERCVEDLACVLRKCRPTHPLPLLLTQSYLRMLLTGLHSMHASGILHRDVKPSNCFVAADGCLKLGDFGLSRPLGSDMSHEVVSRWYRAPELLFGHRRYGYEVDVWAAGCVFAELLRGHGRPLFTGDGDINQIAKIFDVFGTPTGATCNFYRQLPDWEKVYFEEKKGTGLPALLPFVPSEALDLLSTMLALDPASRCSAAEALNHPFFGLSNIALHA; encoded by the coding sequence ATGGAGAAGTACACACTGGGCCCTGTTATTGGGGAAGGCCAATTTGGCAGTGTGCGCATGGCCACGGTCAAAGCAACTGGGCAGACGGTTGCTGTGAAGCTGCTACACGTGCCCCGGCTTACGGAAGGGATTCCGCATCCGGTGGCGCGGGAGCTTCTCATTGCCTCTCGTCTTGACTCGCCGTTTCTCGTAAAGACAATCGAAATTACACCGTATGGGTCCCACATGGCTGTCGTCATGGAGCGCTGTGTGGAAGACTTGGCATGTGTTTTGCGCAAGTGCAGACCGACTCAcccgcttccgctgctgttgaCGCAGTCCTATCTGCGGATGCTTCTTACTGGGCTACACTCAATGCACGCTAGCGGTATTCTACACCGCGATGTAAAGCCCTCAAATTGCTTTGTCGCTGCGGACGGGTGCCTCAAGCTCGGCGACTTTGGTCTCAGTCGCCCACTAGGGTCGGACATGTCTCACGAGGTGGTCTCACGCTGGTACCGTGCACCAGAGCTGCTTTTTGGCCATCGACGTTACGGGTACGAGGTGGATGTGTGGGCGGCCGGGTGCGTCTTTGCCGAGCTCCTGCGGGGTCACGGACGCCCTCTCTTCACAGGTGATGGGGATATCAACCAAATTGCGAAGATCTTTGACGTATTCGGCACCCCCACAGGCGCAACGTGTAACTTCTACCGCCAGTTGCCGGACTGGGAGAAGGTGTATttcgaagaaaagaagggaacTGGcctgccggcgctgctgccgtttgTGCCCTCTGAAGCGCTTGACTTATTGTCAACAATGCTCGCCCTAGATCCGGCGTCTcggtgcagcgcggcggaggcgctcaaCCACCCCTTCTTCGGTCTGTCAAACATCGCACTGCACGCCTGA
- a CDS encoding hypothetical protein (TriTrypDB/GeneDB-style sysID: LpmP.26.0070), with the protein MNVSQFLKSFKKNLAAKAKCGASERQANERTTAHGEEDVSDDFHSASDEAEEEAEDEEVILGGRSEKLASKRYATKTSCSNRNREFPSLKVVETNSTRAVEMGHFQRQRAVMARQVRSTQKRPRAEVVAAVRAELLRQREQLHASHVSDSANVVDAPVEKMQTTMIEVENLLQASAPTASTCASVLDFLPATPLPAAHQTTSTTASSVVSTVTATNEQQQPPNPATSLTAVAPLESGASVEGSPQLPKKRSKFELAMTLARDDATT; encoded by the coding sequence ATGAACGTCTCGCAGTTTCTCAAGTCCTTTAAGAAAAACCTCGCGGCAAAGGCCAAGTGTGGTGCTTCCGAGCGGCAAGCCAACGAGCGCACGACTGCACATGGAGAAGAAGATGTGAGTGACGACTTTCACTCAGCCAGTGacgaggcagaggaagaggccgaGGATGAAGAGGTGATTCTCGGCGGCCGATCAGAGAAGCTCGCCAGCAAGCGGTACGCTACAAAGACGAGCTGCAGCAATCGAAACCGGGAATTTCCCTCCTTGAAGGTGGTTGAGACCAACAGTACCCGGGCTGTCGAGATGGGTCACTTTCAGCGGCAACGCGCCGTCATGGCGAGGCAGGTAAGAAGTACGCAAAAGCGGCCCCGCGCAGAagtggtggcggctgtgCGGGCCGAGTTGTTGCGGCAacgcgagcagctgcacgcttCACATGTATCCGATTCAGCAAATGTGGTCGATGCGCCGGTGGAGAAGATGCAGACCACCATGATCGAGGTAGAAAACCTTCTCCAGGCAAGCGCGCCAACAGCTTCCACCTGTGCTTCAGTGCTGGACTTTTTGCCAGCAACGCCTCTACCTGCTGCTCATCAGACGACATCTACGACAGCATCAAGTGTCGTATCGACCGTAACTGCAACAAAtgaacaacagcagccaccaaACCCAGCCACAAGCCTGACAGCCGTCGCACCCCTGGAAAGCGGTGCATCAGTGGAGGGGTCTCCGCAGCTGCCCAAGAAGAGATCAAAGTTTGAGCTCGCAATGACACTCGCTCGCGATGATGCGACCACCTGA
- a CDS encoding hypothetical protein (TriTrypDB/GeneDB-style sysID: LpmP.26.0080), which produces MIPNGEAKWSGTRPQHAAPSYQELMERIHFNRKLAHLSSSARRRVGAPIPSDSEVQAVYAARKAATAHQHEEMLQGDRNRRRVVSFRYYDALMAASTDNSFQEAQPLSDVGARRTVLRPLKKLVGILATRQRFSSLLRSASEAREPLNTDQAFLKVAAQSVPASPSPLPNISTLLRGIALPDVAAFRQLVSVAPADLPYGFVEAPRSRPLHEPFAFQLYRFTSVPMPEFVLDVAAQSSKEVRRGDGESLFAQQGDYVPTMMTVQPSSGVANDSRYTPCYTSARSVKGATLTRSPTDAAPTTG; this is translated from the coding sequence ATGATTCCCAATGGCGAAGCGAAGTGGAGTGGCACCCGTCCACAACATGCAGCGCCGTCTTATCAGGAGCTAATGGAGCGCATTCATTTCAATCGAAAGCTCGCACACCTCAGCTCatcggcgcggcggcgcgtcggCGCCCCGATACCATCGGATTCAGAGGTTCAAGCGGTCTACGCAGCACGCAAAGCAGCTACAGCTCACCAGCACGAAGAGATGTTGCAGGGAGACCGGAATCGCCGCAGGGTTGTGTCATTTCGGTACTACGATGCCTTGATGGCCGCCTCGACGGACAACTCCTTTCAGGAAGCGCAGCCACTGAGTGATGTGGGTGCTCGACGCACTGTTCTTAGGCCACTCAAGAAGCTAGTGGGGATCTTAGCTACGCGGCAGCGCTTTTCAAGTCTCCTGCGCTCTGCCAGCGAGGCGAGGGAGCCGCTAAACACCGATCAAGCTTTCCTAAAGGTTGCAGCGCAGTCTgtgcctgcctctccctccccgtTACCCAACATAAGCACGCTGCTACGCGGAATTGCCCTGCCTGACGTGGCTGCGTTCCGGCAACTCGTCAGTGTTGCTCCCGCTGATTTACCCTACGGATTTGTCGAAGCGCCGAGATCCCGCCCATTGCACGAGCCGTTTGCCTTTCAGCTCTACCGCTTTACCTCAGTGCCGATGCCGGAGTTTGTATTGGATGTTGCAGCACAGTCAAGCAAGGAGGTTCGACGAGGTGATGGCGAGAGTCTGTTCGCCCAGCAAGGGGATTATGTCCCAACGATGATGACCGTTCAGCCGTCTTCGGGTGTGGCGAACGACTCACGCTACACGCCTTGTTACACGAGTGCGCGATCTGTGAAAGgagccacgctgacacgGAGTCCTACGGACGCTGCTCCGACCACAGGCTAG
- a CDS encoding hypothetical protein (TriTrypDB/GeneDB-style sysID: LpmP.26.0090), whose translation MDAGEAAAVIDVGLLMMSISASFAGDVQRWHIAVPRDAAVTLTSAELLLPGGKHSVALDGLLHMVVKIGQLTTMTHVVVLTRSWVQPLFYTYVLRWLRAMVPITTAVSQLPRALFAVQCAGIKSALVVQCDNGVLFCTPVLDGVISAELESVWGDVGTCATVDVPLMEDCFREVGTRLIEVMRRDSCDVHLMCDSRGTCPTAQQLVSLNCAEDIYLAVKQHVALCQMRELCPCLATVVLCGDATALPATRQCIALLVSAWLPDSVSTWV comes from the coding sequence ATGGATGccggagaagctgcagctgttATTGATGTGGGCCTACTTATGATGTCCATTAGTGCTTCTTTCGCTGGtgatgtgcagcggtggcataTAGCGGTACCCCGAGACGCGGCGGTGACGTTGACCAGTGCTGAGCTGCTTCTACCTGGCGGGAAACACTCCGTTGCGCTGGATGGTCTTCTCCACATGGTCGTCAAGATAGGCCAATTAACCACCATGACACATGTTGTAGTGCTGACGCGGAGTTGGGTGCAACCACTGTTTTACACGTACGTGCTGCGCTGGCTACGTGCGATGGTACCGATAACTACGGCTGTTTCCCAGCTACCGCGGGCGCTTTTTGCCGTTCAGTGCGCTGGTATCAAGAGCGCACTGGTCGTGCAGTGTGATAATGGGGTGCTTTTCTGTACCCCCGTGCTGGACGGTGTCATCTCTGCCGAGTTGGAGTCAGTATGGGGCGACGTTGGCACCTGCGCCACAGTTGACGTGCCGCTGATGGAAGACTGCTTTAGGGAAGTTGGGACCCGCCTCATAGAAGTCATGCGGCGAGATAGCTGCGATGTACACCTCATGTGCGACTCTCGGGGTACTTGTCCAACCGCACAACAGCTCGTATCGCTTAACTGTGCTGAGGATATATATTTGGCCGTGAAGCAGCACGTTGCCTTGTGTCAAATGCGCGAGCTCTGCCCCTGTCTTGCAACAGTCGTGCTATGTGGCGACGCCACCGCACTCCCGGCAACTCGTCAGTGTATTGCCCTGTTGGTGTCTGCCTGGCTACCTGACAGTGTCTCGACGTGGGTGTAA
- a CDS encoding hypothetical protein (TriTrypDB/GeneDB-style sysID: LpmP.26.0100), producing MPGRHGKQRVKRKKSKRLPVTDMERTLKDSIHGRKRKERSILKNVIPPKMAPKMNKIAVSSALPMFQPRAAKKQRKP from the coding sequence ATGCCTGGGCGTCATGGTAAGCAGCGCGTGAAGCGCAAGAAGTCCAAGCGGCTGCCCGTGACGGACATGGAGCGAACACTGAAGGACAGCATTCATGGACGAAAGCGCAAGGAGCGCAGTATCCTCAAGAACGTGATACCACCCAAGATGGCGCCCAAGATGAATAAGATTGCTGTGTCGAGCGCGTTGCCTATGTTCCAGCCCCGCGCCGCAAAGAAGCAGAGGAAGCCATGA
- a CDS encoding hypothetical protein (TriTrypDB/GeneDB-style sysID: LpmP.26.0110), with product MGKKASLQQFPVMPPRLAHPDALAVVDFAVNGVVVCLHLASRCLPCAYTVALPVEAVCANTRRYNGFTELRFCVDVRQRSARCRGLFLALRLPWGTVHYLGPLTHNAPVSSGRFVREVPSAVTLVVDVDWCAPVEVGAPLPCEMLLKEHVRTVIENDEFCGSIAAAHVQNLVRDLPFYDAAMQRFRNWSEYVTFFAECYRCWKVVQYEPEEHAARGLSSRTPAGEQRMVANCYAGDYARADAHRDRVKRRALQEFRDCLAARGVELSWSPGKDGKVEPSFNLSRKLLLRLGCERSFRTLNSVNYLHVLEELRASHMVLFSELHPVQVDEAVSTDTSLDLLLRRTPAAKQPLSPMQA from the coding sequence ATGGGGAAGAAAGCCTCGCTACAGCAGTTTCCTGtgatgccgccgcggctggcgCACCCAGacgcgctggcggtggtCGACTTCGCTGTCAAcggggtggtggtgtgtcTGCACCTCGCGTCGCGGTGCCTGCCGTGCGCGTACACGGTCGCGTTACCAGTGGAGGCGGTGTGTGCCAACACGCGGCGCTATAACGGCTTCACGGAGCTACGTTTCTGCGTGGatgtgcggcagcgcagcgcgcgctgtcGTGGCCTGTtcctggcgctgcgccttcCATGGGGGACAGTGCACTACCTTGGCCCACTGACGCACAACGCCCCCGTGTCGTCGGGGCGCTTTGTGCGCGAGGTAccgtcggcggtgacgctCGTAGTGGACGTGGACTGGTGCgcgccggtggaggtgggtgcgccgctgccgtgcgaGATGCTACTGAAGGAGCATGTGCGGACGGTCATCGAGAACGACGAGTTCTGCGGTTCCATCGCTGCGGCGCACGTGCAGAATCTCGTGCGTGACTTGCCCTTCTACGAcgcggcgatgcagcgctTCCGCAACTGGTCGGAATACGTCACTTTCTTTGCGGAGTGCTACCGTTGCTGGAAGGTTGTTCAGTATGAGCCGGAGGAGCACGCGGCGCGGGGGCTGAGCAGCCGCACACCGGCGGGGGAGCAGCGCATGGTTGCCAATTGTTACGCTGGCGACTACGCCCGAGCGGACGCGCACCGCGACCGTGTGAAGCGGCGGGCGCTGCAGGAGTTCCGCGACTGCTTAGCGGCGCGGGGTGTAGAACTGAGCTGGTCGCCGGGAAAGGACGGCAAGGTGGAGCCATCCTTCAACCTCTCACGCAAGTTGCTGCTCAGGCTGGGGTGTGAGAGAAGCTTTCGCACACTGAACAGCGTCAACTACCTGCacgtgctggaggagctgcgagcGTCGCACATGGTACTGTTCTCCGAACTCCATCCCGTGCAGGTGGACGAAGCCGTGTCGACGGACACGTCGCTGGATCTGCTACTGCGACGAACACCCGCCGCCAAgcagcccctctccccgaTGCAGGCTTGA
- a CDS encoding hypothetical protein (TriTrypDB/GeneDB-style sysID: LpmP.26.0120) codes for MPSYAEITGSIMAMVLSTDQTLFVLYHHNSYAVNPVMLRSSKPMVMRDVFLTRSNASYPNPLSCLYVTNGTDCFVNCVMAWVVAKPLTEVLGWRHAIALYIGAGLFSSFAYVFAAQVSRTKTTSQFDCSATSNGAYAGYATLSLVMRETYIPYLKRVPIMWAGAPYLLKCTYDEYVSPRLVERRRVGDIELRNWGFIGGVFFTLIYSSLLFRTRRDFNLARTFFQNLHQRVAARK; via the coding sequence ATGCCGTCATACGCAGAGATCACCGGGTCCATCATGGCGATGGTGCTCAGCACAGATCAGACGCTCTTCGTACTGTATCACCACAACAGCTACGCGGTAAACCCCGTGATGTTGCGCAGCTCGAAGCCGATGGTGATGCGTGACGTGTTCCTGACCCGGAGCAACGCCTCCTATCCGAACCCGCTCTCATGCCTGTACGTGACTAACGGCACAGACTGCTTCGTCAACTGCGTCATGGCGTGGGTGGTGGCAAAGCCGCTAACCGAGGTACTGGGGTGGCGGCACGCGATAGCCTTGTACATTGGCGCCGGGCTGTTCTCAAGCTTTGCCTACGTTTTCGCCGCGCAGGTGAGCCGCACCAAGACAACCTCGCAGTTCGACTGCAGTGCCACGAGCAACGGTGCCTACGCCGGCTACGCGACGCTGTCCCTAGTGATGCGTGAAACCTACATCCCGTACCTGAAGCGCGTGCCCATCATGTGGGCCGGCGCTCCGTACCTGCTCAAGTGCACCTACGACGAGTACGTTTCGCCGAGACTGGTCGAGCGGCGGCGTGTGGGCGACATCGAACTGCGCAACTGGGGGTTTATCGGCGGCGTCTTCTTCACGCTCATCTACAGCTCGCTGCTTTtccgcacacgcagagactTCAACTTAGCGAGAACGTTTTTCCAGAACTTGCATCAGCGCGTCGCGGCGCGGAAGTAG
- the APRT gene encoding adenine phosphoribosyltransferase (TriTrypDB/GeneDB-style sysID: LpmP.26.0140): MSWKEVAPNVFLLDECNSVSQLLKMKYRWYSPKLSPRNVPRFADVSSITESPETMKALRDLLVERYRAMSPAPTHILGFDARGFLFGPMIAVELGIPFVLLRKADKNPGRLIRSEPYDKEYQEAAPEVMTIRYDSIGKGSRVVLIDDVLATGGTALSGLQLVEASGAEAIEMVVILSIPFLKGASMIHSTASGRYKAVKLISLISEDALGEENCGDSEDFVGPRVMNCSDVLAKNSH; the protein is encoded by the coding sequence ATGTCTTGGAAGGAAGTAGCGCCCAATGTTTTCCTGCTGGACGAGTGCAACTCGGTCTCGCAACTCCTGAAGATGAAGTACCGCTGGTACTCGCCAAAATTATCACCACGCAATGTTCCACGCTTCGCCGATGTCAGCAGCATCACCGAGTCTCCAGAGACGATGAAGGCTTTGCGTGACCTCCTCGTGGAGCGGTACCGCGCCATGTCGCCGGCCCCGACGCACATCCTTGGCTTCGATGCTCGTGGCTTCCTCTTCGGCCCCATGATCGCCGTGGAGCTTGGGATCCCATTCGTACTGCTGCGCAAGGCCGACAAGAACCCCGGTCGCCTTATCCGCAGCGAGCCTTACGACAAAGAGTACCAGGAAGCGGCACCGGAGGTGATGACAATCCGCTACGACAGCATCGGCAAGGGCTCGCGAGTGGTGCTAATCGATGACGTGCTGGCAACAGGTGGAACGGCGCTGTCTGGCCTGCAGCTGGTGGAGGCAAGCGGCGCCGAGGCCATTGAGATGGTCGTGATTCTGTCCATTCCTTTCCTGAAGGGGGCATCGATGATTCACTCGACCGCAAGCGGCCGTTATAAGGCTGTTAAGTTGATCAGTCTCATCTCTGAGGACGCTCTGGGCGAGGAGAATTGTGGAGACTCAGAAGACTTTGTTGGTCCCCGCGTGATGAACTGCAGTGATGTGTTGGCCAAGAACTCGCACTAA